TAGATTATTACCATGTAATAAAATCCCCATTCACAATCTAATTTCTACTTTCATCGAAGAACAACAATTAGATATGAAATATaatttttgatttatttttaactATGTATATTGCGCAACAAGTTCTGTTATAGctataagggcatccacaatgggacgcccgatgtgtgccatcgtccgcgggcgccatcgtccgccccattgtgggtgctcgccatcgtccgcgccctacgcccacgcccgatgcatcgtccgcggttgaagCGAGGACGATGACCTATCGTccgtgccatcgggcgccccattgcgggatcgggggacgatggtcgcggacgatgccatgcgtttttgatttttttttctatttaaacctcgtttctcattcacttgttaaCATCTCGCCTCTCTCGTTTCGCtcctctctcacatttctacctatcTCACATACCAAATGAACCACGACTATagggcgcgccatagggcgctccattgtggatgccctaacatttcaaattaaataaaatgcatagggcgcgccttagggcgccccattgtggatgccctaacatctaacaaaatataaaaacagttttattatattttaaattcatacatttttcAAGTTGATTATTTCACCTCCCAATTTTCTTACATCGATGTGTTGATAATTTGAAATAGTCAAACAGGTTATTTTGTTGCcttatttataatttcatgGTTATTTTGTTGCcttatttataatttcatgTTATTACTATAATGCTCTATTTATCTTTTTAAAAAGAATGAGATCTAATGAAGCGGATGAACTATCGTATAATCTTTTGTGTCTGAACGCAATAACAATTTACCATTTTAATACTACCATACGTTGTaaaatgaatttgaatattACAATAATAAGTCCTAATTAACATTTATAccaaaaatattgaattttaaaaattgaatcatATAGTCGCGTAATATCCACGCGCGTAAATGGTAAGCTGACACGCTCACATATAAATGCTGTACGCATTTTCATTCAATCCACCATTTTCCGCCATCCAATTTCACATCCCTCAAATTCAAATTTCGGTACCTCTCTTCGAAAACCCTAGCGCTCTCCCTCTCTACAGAGGCGATGAGGAAGGGAACAAAGCGTAAGGCTAAGGCCAAGCCTGAAGAGGATCAGAAAAACGAGGCGAGCCAATCTCCAGCTGAAGAAACCAACTCGGAGGGCCCCAGCCGCAATGCTGAGCTGGATCCGAGCAGAGGCGCAGCTGGAAAGGCCGGCCGGAAGCGAGCTAAGGTTGCTAAACCGGAAACCGAGACTGAGTATTTCGCTGACAAGCGCAATTTGGTACGTTTACAGTTTCTGTTTAGGATTTCGAATTCATTCTAGGTAATTTTACTTGTGTATGTTGTGTTAAACGTTGAAATTTGGATTTCAAATATGCTTCTGGCAACGGATCGTGTATATACTTCTCTGTAAGGATATATAATGTGTATGATGTTGCTTATTTTAATGTGACCTAGCTTCTGAAGTTCTTATACTAATCTGTAATTTGTGTAAATAAGCTGAGATGCGTTCACCTCTTTCATGTAATTTGAAGATAAATGTACATGGCTTTGCATTGGTTGCTGATTGTATGTGCTGCTATGTGTTGTGCAGGAGGATCTCTGGCTACAGGTTTTTCCGGTAGGCACAGAAGTAAGAATATgatttccgtctagtttagctacTGTTCCTCTTTCTGATTTCCGATGATAATGGATTTGATTTCTTTTGTTATATGTGATTTTAATTGACAGTGGGATCAGTTGGACATGGTGTATGAGTACAAGTGGAACTTCACTAATTTGGAAGTGAGTAGCCAATAAATCTTACATTCTCATTCGTTAACATGTGAAGGTTTTTGCTGATTTGGTCCTTTTaagatctctctctctcgtgaaaaaaaattaaaagcatTGAGTGGAAATTTTATAACCAGAGCTGAGCAAGTTATGGAATAAGTTTGACTTTAATTCTATTAATGTGGCAGGAAGCTCTTGAAGAAGGTGGAGAGTTACATGATAAGAAGGTCTACCTCTTCGGCTGTACAGAGCGTAAGTAGCCCTAAGAATATAGATCTTCCAATTTTTTGCTGACTAAAACTAATCTTACAAATAAAGCTAGTCCATCCTGAAAATATGGAGGTTTACCATGATACTAGTTAATTTTTTCTATGGTTTCTTAGTATTTTGGGATCATAAATTTCTCTTGCTACTATTTCTTAATGCTACTATTTATCTCTGCAGCTCAATTGGTTCCTTTCAAAGATCAATCCAAAGTTACAATGATACCTGTTGTGGTTGCTGTAAGCCCCAATACTTTTCTCTTGACATTTGACATTTTATTTATGGGTTTTGCATTTTGTGCTCAGTTGATTGTATTGTTTTACTGATCACAGCCATTTAAGTTGGATGTTAGTGAATCAATTATATTCTTGGAAATGATCTACTTCCTACACAAACTATGTAATGTTAGATTATTTCTGCTCTTGCACACTTCTTTGTAATAATGCATCCTTAGATATCGATTCCAGTTCACtactaattgtgcattattccttagaattataatttttaatgtgCTTTTTCTATTCCCTCCCAAATATCTTTGTTCACTCCTCTAATTATATCTTAACCGTAGCAGTAGCATCATGTATTTGTGGTTATCATATAATTCCTTGAATCTaaatttgtgaaattatttatattttatgtgtgATCTCAAAAATGCAACTAATGAATGGTTCTTCTGCATTGGCTCAAATTAATGTCTTTGTTCCATATCCCTTCATTCATGGTGGATGTTAGGATATGTGATGCATTCACAAATCTTAAATGGATGGTATGCAAtgacataaaaaagaaaaattttatGTATTGCCTTCTTGAGCCCCCTTTTATTTGCTCTCTAATTACTGTGAATTTTTACTGA
This Salvia splendens isolate huo1 unplaced genomic scaffold, SspV2 ctg337, whole genome shotgun sequence DNA region includes the following protein-coding sequences:
- the LOC121789779 gene encoding protein HEAT INTOLERANT 4-like, which produces MRKGTKRKAKAKPEEDQKNEASQSPAEETNSEGPSRNAELDPSRGAAGKAGRKRAKVAKPETETEYFADKRNLEDLWLQVFPVGTEWDQLDMVYEYKWNFTNLEEALEEGGELHDKKVYLFGCTEPQLVPFKDQSKVTMIPVVVAVVSPFPPSDKIGIKSVQRETEEIVPMKQMKWIGSLIYLLRKGISS